A section of the Phycisphaerae bacterium genome encodes:
- a CDS encoding HNH endonuclease — MPAPASALGLNVLVLNRHYLAIRIINVKRAFSLLCRELAEVVHVEQDRYVSYDFEDWRELSELARQFEPHAHDWIRTVRFDIAVPRIIRLAIFDRLPKQEVKFNRRNLYARDSNRCQYCGIRFSTTELSLDHVVPRSQNGPSTWENIVCACLKCNIKKGGRTPDQANMKLIRPPKKPRRNPCISIKLMDDRYASWKAFLDNAYWSVELK, encoded by the coding sequence GTGCCTGCTCCGGCATCGGCTTTGGGTCTGAACGTTCTGGTGCTCAATCGCCATTACCTGGCGATTCGAATCATCAACGTCAAGCGCGCGTTCAGCCTGCTCTGCCGCGAGTTGGCCGAAGTGGTCCACGTCGAGCAGGACCGGTACGTCTCCTACGACTTCGAGGACTGGCGCGAGCTGTCCGAACTGGCCAGGCAGTTTGAACCCCACGCGCACGACTGGATCCGGACTGTCCGCTTCGATATTGCGGTTCCGCGCATCATCAGGCTCGCCATTTTCGATCGGCTGCCCAAGCAGGAAGTCAAGTTCAACCGGCGAAACCTCTACGCACGCGACAGCAACCGCTGCCAATATTGCGGAATCCGATTCTCCACAACCGAATTGTCGCTGGACCACGTTGTTCCCCGCAGCCAGAATGGCCCGTCGACGTGGGAGAACATCGTCTGCGCCTGTCTCAAATGCAACATAAAGAAGGGCGGCCGCACACCCGATCAGGCCAACATGAAGCTGATTCGTCCGCCGAAGAAGCCCAGGCGGAACCCCTGCATCAGCATCAAGCTCATGGACGACCGCTACGCAAGCTGGAAGGCCTTCCTCGACAACGCCTACTGGTCCGTCGAGCTGAAGTAG
- the lpxI gene encoding UDP-2,3-diacylglucosamine diphosphatase LpxI (LpxI, functionally equivalent to LpxH, replaces it in LPS biosynthesis in a minority of bacteria.), with product MTNVKQTTLGLLAGEGEFPKLVARGARAAGMRVVVVGLSGTHDPAIRDLSDKYYQAGIARLGRWIRLFRREGATQAIMAGRVRKARIIEMPIWRQMLAYLPDWASIKVWFTAADRRNDTLLGAVAEAMARRGVTLIDSTTYCTDAMASEGQLTRRTLSPSQEADASLGWRIAREMGRLDVGQAVAVHHKDIIAVEAIEGTDKMIERAGSLCKKGGWLLVKTAKPNQDMRFDVPTIGPNTIEKLAKHGATAIVIEAGKTLILEKSRTLQLADELGIVIVGRSEHEN from the coding sequence ATGACGAACGTGAAACAGACGACGCTTGGACTGCTCGCGGGCGAAGGCGAGTTTCCTAAACTGGTCGCGCGCGGCGCGAGGGCGGCCGGGATGCGCGTGGTGGTGGTCGGTCTGTCCGGTACGCATGATCCGGCAATCCGCGATCTCTCGGACAAATACTATCAAGCGGGGATCGCACGGCTGGGTCGATGGATTCGCCTGTTTCGTCGCGAAGGAGCGACGCAGGCGATCATGGCGGGCCGGGTGCGCAAGGCCCGGATCATCGAGATGCCGATCTGGCGTCAGATGTTGGCGTACTTGCCGGACTGGGCTAGCATCAAAGTGTGGTTCACCGCCGCGGACCGGCGCAATGACACGCTCCTCGGCGCGGTGGCCGAAGCGATGGCGCGGCGAGGTGTGACATTGATCGATTCAACAACCTACTGTACCGATGCAATGGCATCGGAGGGCCAGCTCACCCGCAGGACGCTCTCGCCTTCGCAGGAAGCCGACGCATCGCTGGGTTGGCGGATCGCGCGGGAGATGGGCCGGCTGGACGTCGGGCAGGCGGTGGCGGTCCATCACAAGGACATCATCGCAGTCGAGGCCATCGAAGGGACCGACAAGATGATCGAGCGCGCGGGCTCGCTCTGCAAGAAAGGCGGCTGGCTGCTCGTGAAAACCGCGAAGCCGAATCAGGACATGCGCTTCGACGTGCCGACGATTGGCCCGAACACGATCGAAAAGCTTGCCAAGCACGGGGCGACGGCGATCGTGATCGAAGCCGGCAAGACGCTGATACTTGAGAAATCGCGAACCCTTCAACTCGCGGACGAACTGGGCATCGTGATTGTCGGGCGATCGGAACACGAAAACTGA
- a CDS encoding protein kinase, whose amino-acid sequence MPESTPQDGRSDAECSHHLLTCPHCKVVYDAAYALEGKRVRCRVCGHVWREDANAASRVASAIGSAASGWSQLGSTLLDAADHASTVGHLVSQTPAEARLPAGEWVGRRIGKYEIKAVIGQGAMGCVYEAMDTELKRTVALKMLPPRADQRESLGHRLFQQEARTAARLQHPNIVTVYDVGQSDGVHFLAMELVHGVTLMALVRYCRRLPVEQAAYIVAHAARAVAVGHAQQVIHRDVKPGNILIDERGFVKLTDFGLAAVADADESAELAGLALGTPGWISPEVARGEPATPASDIYGLGLTLYYALTGKRLIKAKTKSAMIAAQKNAQSVRTEDLPASWPASLREILVKCLNADPTARYQSADDLSLDLIRLAGRVASGADVDADRAKTVDIGGMRRGRRWMWWVFAAAAVAAVAAVAWLSSPGP is encoded by the coding sequence ATGCCCGAATCGACACCACAAGACGGCCGGTCGGACGCGGAATGCTCCCACCATTTACTGACATGCCCGCATTGCAAAGTGGTTTACGACGCCGCCTACGCCCTTGAAGGCAAGCGGGTTCGGTGCAGAGTCTGCGGGCACGTCTGGCGCGAGGACGCGAATGCCGCGTCGCGCGTTGCAAGTGCGATCGGCAGTGCCGCCTCGGGCTGGTCGCAACTCGGTTCGACGCTGCTCGATGCGGCGGATCATGCATCAACCGTCGGCCACCTGGTTTCACAGACGCCTGCGGAAGCACGGCTTCCCGCCGGGGAATGGGTGGGGCGGCGTATCGGCAAATACGAGATCAAAGCGGTAATCGGTCAGGGCGCGATGGGCTGCGTCTATGAAGCCATGGACACGGAGCTGAAGCGCACCGTCGCGCTGAAGATGTTGCCGCCCCGCGCCGATCAGCGAGAATCGCTTGGGCATCGGCTCTTCCAGCAGGAAGCGCGCACCGCTGCACGGCTCCAGCATCCGAACATCGTCACTGTCTATGACGTCGGACAGTCCGACGGCGTTCACTTCCTTGCGATGGAGCTGGTACACGGCGTCACGCTTATGGCACTCGTGCGATACTGTCGCCGGCTGCCGGTCGAGCAGGCGGCATACATTGTCGCGCACGCGGCACGCGCGGTCGCCGTGGGACATGCCCAGCAGGTGATCCATCGCGATGTGAAGCCTGGCAACATTCTGATCGACGAACGCGGCTTCGTGAAACTGACTGATTTCGGCCTCGCCGCCGTGGCGGATGCGGACGAATCCGCGGAGCTTGCCGGTCTTGCGCTGGGCACGCCGGGATGGATTTCGCCCGAAGTTGCACGCGGCGAGCCGGCCACGCCGGCCAGCGACATATACGGCCTGGGGCTGACCCTCTACTACGCACTGACCGGCAAACGATTGATCAAGGCGAAGACCAAAAGCGCCATGATCGCGGCGCAGAAGAACGCGCAAAGCGTTCGGACGGAGGACCTGCCGGCGAGCTGGCCGGCTTCGCTGCGCGAGATTCTCGTGAAATGCCTGAACGCCGACCCAACCGCGCGGTATCAGTCGGCGGACGATCTTTCGCTTGACCTGATTCGCCTTGCCGGACGAGTTGCATCGGGCGCGGATGTTGACGCCGATCGGGCGAAGACGGTTGATATCGGGGGAATGCGTCGCGGCCGACGCTGGATGTGGTGGGTCTTCGCCGCGGCCGCGGTGGCCGCGGTGGCTGCGGTTGCGTGGCTGTCATCGCCGGGTCCCTGA
- a CDS encoding alginate lyase family protein, translated as MTRLRRQLQVLRLMGLRWVAYRAWYALRKNSGALRRATPAVSIESYSLADLPGSTTSNDPGNFGHALERHIGRFLFDPGRMPERALLRETAGSAGVAQTLAIAHDYAAGKFLYYSRRLVDHGSPVEWLRVPGARASHHARTHWSDYPTFSPDFGDVKTVWEPSRFACAFWLARAYAFSGDETFPEAYWRLFESWVEQNPPNMGPNWKCGQEASLRAFAWIFALHAFWKSSATTPARIDLAIKMLAITADRVAANIDFAVSQKNNHGISEAVGLFTIGTLFPFLRRSAGWRSLGRKTLEREIARQIYDDGSFVQHSMNYHRVMLHDCLWAMRIAELAGAPLSAELRRRVALAGEFLLGMLDPDSGRVPNYGSNDGALVLPLDSCDYTDFRPVVQAAMFAATGTRVLPPGPWDEAAVWLYGDAFASSPSTPRPAVSARFDVGGYYTIRGSDTWCMARCHSYRDRPAHVDPLHLDIWYRGANIVSDSGSFLYYSPDTPHFEKFFKDIAAHNTIEIGGRGPLDPASRFLWVPWPEARCVRHGVAQWTGEHQGYSRYPWNVVHRRDVELRADREWIVTDSLTGIGEHPVVLRWHLADAPFVLHAEQRWLELIHPRGRVRFAFDLPDDMRIDIRRGDESSAGVMGWQSEYYGEKSARPTIELNGRVLLPIRIVTRISPGSDARA; from the coding sequence ATGACCCGCCTCCGCCGACAACTACAGGTTCTCCGCCTCATGGGCCTCCGGTGGGTCGCCTATCGAGCCTGGTACGCCTTGCGAAAGAATTCGGGTGCGCTGCGCCGCGCGACGCCGGCGGTCTCAATCGAGAGCTATTCACTTGCTGATCTGCCTGGCTCGACCACATCGAACGATCCGGGAAATTTTGGGCATGCCCTCGAACGACACATCGGGCGATTCCTTTTTGACCCTGGACGGATGCCCGAGCGCGCGCTGCTTCGCGAAACGGCCGGCAGCGCCGGCGTTGCTCAGACCCTTGCCATCGCGCACGACTATGCGGCAGGTAAGTTCCTCTACTACAGCCGAAGGCTCGTGGACCACGGCAGCCCGGTCGAATGGTTGCGCGTCCCCGGCGCCAGGGCGAGCCATCACGCCCGCACGCACTGGAGCGACTATCCGACCTTCTCACCTGACTTCGGCGATGTGAAGACGGTCTGGGAGCCCTCGCGCTTCGCGTGCGCGTTCTGGTTGGCGCGAGCGTACGCATTCAGTGGAGATGAAACGTTTCCTGAAGCGTACTGGCGATTGTTCGAGAGCTGGGTGGAGCAGAATCCGCCGAACATGGGACCGAACTGGAAATGCGGGCAGGAGGCTTCGCTCCGAGCCTTCGCATGGATCTTCGCGTTGCATGCGTTCTGGAAATCGTCGGCCACCACCCCGGCGCGCATCGATCTTGCGATCAAAATGCTTGCGATTACCGCAGATCGGGTCGCTGCGAATATCGATTTCGCCGTGTCGCAGAAGAACAACCACGGCATCAGCGAGGCCGTCGGGCTTTTTACCATCGGCACGCTGTTCCCCTTCCTTCGCCGTTCGGCCGGCTGGCGTTCGCTCGGCCGAAAAACGCTTGAGCGCGAAATCGCCCGGCAGATTTACGACGATGGCAGCTTCGTACAGCACTCGATGAACTATCATCGCGTCATGCTGCATGACTGCCTCTGGGCCATGCGGATTGCTGAATTGGCGGGCGCGCCGCTGTCGGCTGAACTCCGTCGTCGCGTGGCGCTCGCGGGCGAGTTCCTTCTTGGCATGCTCGATCCGGACTCGGGCCGCGTGCCGAATTACGGCAGCAACGACGGCGCGCTCGTTCTGCCGCTCGATTCCTGCGACTACACCGATTTCCGCCCGGTGGTGCAGGCCGCGATGTTCGCTGCGACCGGAACGCGCGTTCTCCCGCCTGGGCCGTGGGACGAAGCGGCCGTCTGGCTTTACGGCGATGCGTTTGCGTCGTCTCCATCGACGCCGCGTCCCGCCGTCTCCGCGCGTTTCGATGTCGGCGGCTACTACACGATTCGCGGCTCGGATACATGGTGCATGGCCCGATGTCACAGCTACCGCGATCGGCCCGCGCATGTCGATCCGCTTCATCTCGACATCTGGTACCGGGGCGCGAATATCGTCTCGGACAGCGGGTCGTTTCTGTACTATTCGCCGGACACTCCGCACTTCGAGAAGTTTTTCAAGGACATCGCCGCGCATAACACCATCGAAATCGGCGGGCGCGGCCCGCTCGATCCGGCGTCGCGATTCCTATGGGTGCCCTGGCCCGAAGCGCGCTGCGTGCGCCACGGGGTGGCGCAGTGGACCGGAGAACACCAGGGCTACAGCAGATATCCGTGGAATGTCGTGCACCGCCGGGATGTCGAACTACGGGCCGACCGCGAGTGGATCGTCACGGATTCCCTGACCGGCATCGGAGAGCACCCCGTCGTGTTGCGGTGGCATCTGGCCGATGCACCCTTCGTGCTGCACGCGGAACAGCGATGGCTCGAATTGATTCATCCGCGAGGTAGGGTTCGCTTCGCATTCGATCTGCCGGACGACATGCGAATCGACATACGACGCGGCGACGAATCTTCCGCTGGCGTGATGGGCTGGCAGTCGGAATATTATGGCGAAAAGTCCGCGCGGCCGACGATCGAGCTGAACGGCCGCGTGCTCCTGCCGATAAGAATTGTGACGCGCATCAGTCCGGGGAGTGACGCCCGCGCATGA
- a CDS encoding cytochrome c3 family protein, protein MGCRTEVILFVAGWAFAFAHGGQARADQSVVNSKHNLSATGPGTVRALHEDEVCIFCHAPHRTDPQTPLWNRYNPTTYYRIYSSSTTDARIDQPGPASKMCLSCHDGSIALGLVQSRGATDPITMNQPFMPSGPSNLTNNLADDHPIGFRFDRQLSNRDPQLRSPDLVSRDIKLGPRGELECTACHDPHNNELGNFLRVTDERGTLCITCHDMKGWRQSAHALSNRSVPPTVNNGVSPARRSLSENACGSCHAAHSAGHPERLLHDRPYDLCMDCHNGLFGRDMQGVANLRSGHRVQRWRDAHDPAESVLMQRIHVDCVDCHNPHAVRDDPLGSRLSQWDIGRNRVPPAMQEVAGITSAGTPTERANFYYEVCFRCHSDNPAPVRGRIIRQRDNWGNIRRELSATAASSHPITRQARNQNEVPSLTPQARQKTFISCQDCHNNPDARQLGGGGPNGPHGSRYEFLLADRYDTADFTVESAQAYALCYQCHDRNSILGDESFTFHRRHVVDARTPCSACHAPHGVNGPRSQHSALINFDLRIVGGRRFFNDTGRFSGSCTLTCHGVNHVNFTYTNP, encoded by the coding sequence ATGGGTTGCCGCACTGAAGTCATTTTGTTCGTTGCCGGCTGGGCGTTTGCCTTCGCGCACGGCGGGCAGGCGCGCGCCGATCAGTCGGTCGTCAATTCGAAGCATAATTTGTCGGCGACAGGTCCGGGAACGGTTCGAGCGCTTCACGAAGACGAAGTGTGCATCTTCTGTCACGCTCCGCACCGGACGGATCCGCAGACGCCGCTGTGGAATCGATATAACCCGACGACGTATTACCGGATTTATTCAAGCTCAACGACCGACGCCCGCATCGATCAGCCCGGCCCCGCCAGCAAGATGTGCCTGTCGTGTCACGACGGCAGCATTGCGCTGGGCCTTGTGCAGAGCCGTGGCGCGACCGATCCGATCACGATGAACCAGCCGTTCATGCCGAGCGGGCCGTCGAACCTGACGAACAATCTGGCCGACGATCATCCGATCGGTTTTCGCTTCGATCGGCAGTTGTCCAATCGGGATCCGCAACTCCGGTCGCCCGATCTGGTCAGTCGCGACATCAAACTTGGCCCACGCGGTGAACTGGAGTGCACGGCCTGTCACGATCCGCACAACAACGAACTAGGCAACTTCCTGCGGGTCACCGATGAGCGGGGCACGCTGTGCATCACCTGTCACGATATGAAGGGCTGGCGGCAGAGCGCTCACGCCCTGAGCAATCGCTCCGTGCCGCCGACCGTGAATAACGGCGTGTCGCCGGCGAGACGGTCTCTGTCGGAGAATGCCTGCGGCTCCTGTCATGCCGCACACAGCGCGGGCCACCCCGAGCGGCTGCTTCACGACCGTCCGTACGATCTGTGCATGGATTGTCACAATGGCCTGTTCGGTCGAGACATGCAGGGTGTCGCCAATCTGCGCAGCGGCCATCGCGTCCAGCGCTGGCGCGACGCGCATGATCCCGCCGAGTCCGTGCTGATGCAGCGCATTCACGTGGACTGCGTCGATTGTCACAATCCGCATGCCGTGCGCGACGATCCGCTCGGCAGCAGGCTCTCGCAGTGGGATATCGGGCGCAATCGCGTCCCGCCGGCAATGCAGGAGGTCGCAGGCATCACGTCCGCCGGCACACCGACGGAGCGGGCCAATTTTTATTACGAGGTCTGCTTCCGCTGCCATTCGGATAATCCCGCGCCGGTTCGCGGCCGCATTATTCGGCAGCGAGACAACTGGGGCAACATTCGTCGCGAACTCAGTGCCACTGCCGCGTCGTCACATCCCATCACGCGGCAGGCTCGAAATCAGAACGAAGTGCCCAGCCTCACCCCGCAGGCCCGGCAGAAGACCTTCATCAGTTGCCAGGATTGTCACAACAATCCGGACGCGCGACAGCTCGGCGGCGGTGGGCCGAATGGGCCGCATGGATCGCGATACGAGTTTCTGCTGGCGGACCGATACGACACGGCCGACTTCACGGTCGAATCCGCACAGGCATACGCCCTGTGCTACCAGTGCCACGACCGTAACAGCATTCTTGGCGACGAGAGCTTCACGTTCCACAGGCGGCATGTGGTCGATGCGCGGACACCCTGCAGCGCCTGCCACGCGCCCCACGGCGTCAACGGGCCGCGTTCGCAGCATTCAGCACTCATCAATTTCGATTTGCGAATCGTCGGCGGCCGGCGGTTCTTCAATGACACCGGCCGATTTTCCGGATCGTGCACGCTTACGTGTCACGGCGTGAATCACGTAAACTTCACCTACACGAACCCGTGA
- a CDS encoding glycosyltransferase family 4 protein: MRLIYIHQYFVTNEGTSATRSYDVSRYLIEMGHQVTMITGVHDQSSLPRMPWYRLFQTHHIDGIRVIACNAWYANRLPVSGRMWAWLKFAMLATWAALRAGKADLIFATSTPPTVGIPARLAAALKRIPYIFEVRDLWPEDLIAAGRMKPGLQSRFWEWLERFCYARARRILLVSRGFHDRLLERGFPPEKLRTVVLGADGSLYRDVRPDHDYWHARGLDGRIKAVYTGAHGDANGLTQLLDAAELLRHRPDIAIVLIGEGKMRPVLIDEAKRRGLTNVHLLEPVQKLQIPGILAAADIGLMILKQIVRPRWVTPNKIFDYMFAGLPTIVNFAGTTADLVESAGIGVASKPGDAADLAARIERWADHPDERRAIGTRARETAFARFDRRMIATELASVFEEAIRECAAPAGRRQA, encoded by the coding sequence ATGAGACTCATCTATATTCATCAGTACTTCGTGACCAACGAGGGCACCAGCGCCACACGCAGCTACGATGTCTCGCGCTACCTCATCGAAATGGGCCATCAGGTCACGATGATCACCGGTGTGCACGACCAGAGTTCGTTGCCGCGCATGCCCTGGTACCGTCTCTTTCAGACGCACCACATCGACGGTATCCGCGTCATCGCGTGCAATGCGTGGTATGCGAACCGCCTGCCGGTCTCCGGGCGCATGTGGGCGTGGCTGAAGTTCGCGATGCTGGCCACCTGGGCTGCCCTGCGTGCCGGAAAGGCCGATCTGATCTTCGCGACGAGCACGCCGCCGACGGTGGGCATTCCAGCTCGACTCGCCGCTGCTCTGAAGCGAATTCCTTATATCTTCGAAGTGAGGGATCTCTGGCCGGAGGATTTGATCGCTGCCGGCAGGATGAAACCCGGTTTGCAGTCGCGATTCTGGGAATGGCTGGAGCGTTTCTGCTATGCCCGGGCGCGGCGGATTCTTCTGGTCTCGCGGGGTTTTCACGATCGGCTGCTTGAGCGCGGATTCCCGCCCGAGAAGCTGCGAACGGTCGTGCTCGGCGCTGATGGGTCGCTCTACCGCGATGTCAGGCCCGATCACGACTATTGGCACGCCCGCGGTCTCGATGGCCGGATCAAAGCCGTCTATACCGGCGCGCATGGCGATGCCAACGGCCTGACTCAGTTGCTCGATGCAGCCGAGTTGCTTCGGCATCGGCCGGATATCGCCATCGTGCTGATCGGTGAAGGCAAGATGCGTCCAGTGCTGATCGATGAAGCCAAACGCCGCGGCCTCACGAATGTGCATCTGCTCGAACCGGTTCAGAAGTTGCAGATCCCGGGCATTCTTGCGGCCGCTGACATCGGCCTGATGATTCTCAAACAGATTGTCCGGCCGCGCTGGGTCACGCCCAACAAGATTTTTGACTACATGTTCGCCGGCCTGCCGACAATCGTGAATTTCGCGGGCACCACGGCCGATTTGGTTGAATCCGCCGGAATCGGCGTCGCGTCGAAGCCCGGCGATGCCGCGGACCTCGCCGCTCGAATCGAGCGATGGGCGGATCATCCCGATGAACGCCGCGCGATCGGCACTCGCGCGCGTGAAACGGCCTTCGCCCGATTCGATCGACGCATGATTGCGACGGAGTTGGCGAGCGTGTTCGAAGAAGCCATTCGAGAATGTGCTGCACCGGCCGGGAGGCGGCAGGCGTGA
- a CDS encoding GDP-mannose 4,6-dehydratase → MRALITGGAGFIGSHLAERLLDWGHDVIAIDDLSTGRASNLATIKDHSRFEFVLDDVRNESTMLLLAEQCDMIFHLAAAVGVQLIVDEPVRTIETNIHGTEVLLKVANKFRKPMLIASTSEVYGKSERVPFREDDDTVLGATHFSRWSYACSKMIDEFLGLAYFQQFELPVVVARFFNTVGPRQSGQYGMVIPRFVERALRNEPLDIHGNGTQSRCFGYVGDVVQAVIDLMQCSKAFGRVYNIGSTEEITIDELADKVIAMTGSTGGKRYLSYEEAYGRPFDDMMRRVPCLDRIRTVIGYQPTTSLEEILRLVIDEKRSAS, encoded by the coding sequence ATGCGTGCACTCATCACCGGCGGCGCCGGCTTCATCGGTTCCCATCTTGCCGAGCGACTGCTCGACTGGGGGCATGATGTCATCGCCATTGACGATCTGAGCACCGGGCGTGCCTCGAATCTTGCGACAATCAAGGATCACTCCCGCTTTGAATTCGTGCTGGATGATGTTCGCAACGAGTCGACGATGCTGCTGCTCGCCGAGCAATGCGACATGATCTTTCATCTCGCAGCGGCCGTCGGAGTGCAACTCATCGTGGACGAACCGGTGCGCACGATCGAAACGAACATTCACGGCACGGAGGTGCTGCTGAAAGTCGCGAACAAGTTTCGCAAACCGATGCTCATCGCGTCCACCAGCGAAGTGTACGGCAAGAGCGAGCGCGTGCCCTTTCGCGAAGACGACGACACGGTTCTTGGCGCGACGCATTTCTCGCGATGGTCTTACGCGTGTTCGAAGATGATTGACGAGTTTCTCGGCCTGGCGTACTTCCAGCAATTCGAGCTGCCCGTCGTGGTTGCGCGATTTTTCAATACCGTCGGGCCGCGCCAATCCGGGCAATACGGCATGGTGATTCCGCGATTCGTTGAACGCGCGCTGCGCAACGAACCGCTTGATATCCACGGCAACGGAACGCAATCGCGATGCTTCGGATATGTCGGCGATGTGGTGCAGGCCGTGATCGACCTGATGCAATGCAGCAAGGCGTTCGGCCGGGTGTATAACATCGGTTCGACCGAAGAAATCACCATCGACGAATTGGCCGACAAGGTTATCGCCATGACGGGCAGCACCGGCGGGAAGCGATATCTCTCGTATGAGGAGGCGTATGGTCGCCCGTTCGATGACATGATGCGCCGTGTGCCTTGCCTGGACCGGATACGCACCGTGATCGGATATCAGCCGACGACTTCGCTCGAGGAAATTCTCCGCCTGGTGATCGACGAGAAGCGCAGCGCCTCCTAG
- a CDS encoding 6-bladed beta-propeller — protein MTRRLRFVLALFVSGAFCACQQPQQPIFEQSDGRGALVWPAPPDAPRIRYIGMLSGEASLKARKTGGEVFRELLSGPIEKAVFVTPNAVAARGDRVYVADGQAGSVYELDLAARTFKSIRGAGGGPLAWPADVCLADDTLAVCDSGRSAVFLLDLDGRTRRVFGEGLLQRPSAVTYRRASGEWWVLDAALHAVIVFDRDGQVVRRFGTRGGGPGQFNFAAGLTMDARLGAVIADSMNFRVQFFDAEASESAAEPVRMFGRKGDSAGDFALPRDVAVDSDGHLYVLDSQFENVQIFEPDGRLLLAFGEEGDGPGQFSLPSGISIDSQDRIWVADTYNRRIQVFQYLREEGQ, from the coding sequence ATGACGCGACGTCTTCGATTTGTCCTTGCCCTTTTCGTGTCCGGGGCGTTCTGTGCCTGCCAGCAGCCTCAGCAGCCGATTTTTGAGCAGTCCGACGGTCGCGGCGCGCTCGTGTGGCCGGCCCCACCGGACGCGCCTCGGATTCGCTATATCGGAATGCTGTCGGGCGAGGCCAGCCTGAAGGCCCGCAAGACCGGCGGCGAGGTGTTTCGAGAATTACTGTCTGGGCCGATCGAGAAGGCGGTCTTTGTCACGCCCAATGCCGTCGCCGCGCGCGGTGATCGCGTCTATGTCGCGGATGGCCAGGCCGGATCGGTGTATGAGTTGGACCTGGCGGCCCGGACCTTCAAGTCCATTCGAGGTGCCGGCGGCGGACCGTTGGCGTGGCCGGCCGATGTGTGCCTTGCAGATGACACCCTGGCCGTTTGCGACAGCGGACGATCGGCGGTGTTTCTGCTCGATCTGGACGGCCGCACTCGGCGCGTGTTCGGTGAAGGGCTCCTTCAGCGTCCCAGCGCCGTGACATATCGGCGGGCGTCGGGCGAATGGTGGGTGCTTGACGCCGCCCTGCACGCGGTCATCGTCTTTGATCGGGATGGACAGGTCGTCCGGCGTTTTGGCACGCGCGGCGGCGGCCCCGGGCAGTTCAATTTCGCGGCTGGTCTGACGATGGATGCACGCCTTGGCGCGGTCATTGCGGATTCGATGAATTTTCGGGTGCAGTTCTTCGACGCCGAGGCGAGCGAATCTGCGGCCGAGCCGGTTCGAATGTTCGGACGCAAGGGCGATTCGGCCGGCGATTTCGCATTGCCGCGCGATGTCGCTGTGGATTCCGACGGACACCTGTATGTCCTGGACAGCCAGTTCGAGAATGTGCAGATTTTCGAGCCGGATGGACGCCTGCTGCTCGCGTTCGGCGAAGAGGGCGACGGGCCCGGTCAGTTCAGTCTGCCGTCCGGCATCTCGATTGATTCGCAGGATCGAATCTGGGTTGCGGACACCTACAATCGGCGCATTCAGGTCTTCCAATATCTTCGTGAGGAGGGACAATGA